CGCCGCAAACCGCGATCACCACGCCTCCCGCAGCCctggaccagactcactccccgAGCAATGGCGCTAGCCTCCAAGACCATCGTTCCCGAACGGAGAACCGGGGCTTGGCCCCGATCTCTCCCCCTCAGCATGACGAAGAAGAAGGCGGAAGTGCGCGGATGGATACCTCCACTCCCCATAGTGCTCCCCTTTTTATAGGCGAGCCAGGGCCGAGCGCTGATCCTCCACCTACGCGTGGGGGCTCCACTGAGTCCGACCCACCCGAGCTGCGAACGGTGGCCGAACCCATCGGCCGCCCTCTTACACCAATCCGATAAGTTCAGGTCTGTGCCATGAAGCATTTTCCAACACCACACCTCCACTACCTACCCCACTCGCTGCATGTAATATACGCGGCAAAGGATAAGGGTGTGGTGGGatgagtgaattggcagttactcccCCGTGGGTTAAAGTCATTGACGGGCCATTACAGAGATGGCCCCACCACATTTGGCATCCCGCGACGCGCGGGAAAGCGGGAAACTGACTCGAGcacagattaatgaagaagcagaGAAAATCCCAAGAAATAAGCTACCACAAGCTCTTCGCCTGTGTACTGGATAGGGCCTACCCCGACAACGCTCAGCAGCGCGTTCGAGCtaggcccgggggcttctatcgATGCAACAAACCCTGGTGTATGTTGCCTGGACTATACACAGGCTCGAGGGCAAGTTTACACCATCCACGACAAGGCCAAAGCAGAAGAAATAGCCCTTTGAggaatcaaagggcggatcaaaaagaccaagacaagccaaaggagcaagatatcactaaggaagaacctcccttgccgggtaggcgagcTCGGTCAGGTCGAGGCTGCGCcaaagacaagtctcaagactTCCTCGGCAGGCTTGCCCGGGACACCGAGGACGCCAACCCCGCCAAggcaccaccgctccaccgcacagcgactcaagtcacttatcagtgcggtgtcgagccctCAAGTGATTAAGTGGTTGTCCTctggcacgtggcagccatttgAGGAGAAGATCCACCCTGCATGACTCCCGTCCTGAGGCGTGTCAGGCAGACAGGGCGAGAGACAGCTAAAGTagcgtggcaaggcttgccgggctactcccacgacgtgacactaagcggtgcatttagtGCGCCCtgtcctgtctgcagagttaggtatgatagcactgtttgatgtctaatcagtgcgtaatgactactttgccattgtggtgactccttgacctataaaaggagggccgtggcaaccttagaaaggactcggacccttgtacactcactCGCGCGTAGCTGCCCTCGTCCCAAGGCGACCTTGCCGGGCTTGGGCGCCGCGTCTCCACTACGGTCCTCTCATCAACCCACCAaaataggagtagggttttacgcctcgcggcggcccgaacctgggtaaatactgcCCGTGTCACCGCTGCCGTGCTGCTCTAtggcctccgctctttgtgcaacgtgcccgtCCCCCTTGCCGAACAACAAAGGGGCCGacgaccccataggtgatcgtgttgtACCGCGACACAAGCTAGCGCATGGGAGCTTGAGGCCCGCATGCCGCACGAACCAAAACAACCTGAGATCCCCTATTTCCGTGTGTCGCCCATGAACTGGGGTGTCTCTCGACGCGACATCGCCGATGCTGTTTCTTCCCTGGCCCTGGCTGGCCTCCGCGGCCGCACACTTCAGGAGCACATCGCAGGCGCAGTCACGTGCATGCATCAAGTGTAGGTGGGATAGGGCTGGCACCCACTATTATCACTAAGTCCGCAAAATTATAAATCAGTGCATGAAAGGGCTTGCGAAAGTGGCATGACGAAGTGTAGTGATCAATCTCATCTCCTTATGATAGATCACTCGTCGTGAATAGATGGACAACAAAAGCACCATTAGCCAGGGTGGCGAAGAGAAAAAGCGACAACACAGACGATACAAGCGCATGACCATTTGATTCTGCCGTTGCAACTCACCGGCACATGTGCTAGTAAAATAAAATAGTGAAAAATCGAACACACGGAGAGCCCGGCGAAGGAAGACCCGAACGTGTAGGTGCATACGTTCGGGTCGCCGTCGCATCGAGCTAGTGTCGTGGTGCGTCGGCCGTAAagcgaccgtgccgccgccgcaaAGGCGAAGGCGAACACCGTTCCTATTCCTACGCGCCAGCATCGACAAGTGTGTGGAGCAGAGCCAGTCAGCAGCGAGCAGCGCTgctgcgccgctgccgccgccgcagctagGCAGATCTGACAGCCCGACGCCACGGCCGGGGTCCCCCTGCAaagcctgccgccgccactgtttCCCGCGCTGCCGCGTgcggagagagaagagaaggcagcgcgtgcgagcgagcgagcgagcgagctcaGCTGCTGCATCGGGGCGGGGCGAGAAAAAAAGGGCGGCGCCAACGAACGATCAGGCAGGGGTGCAGTGCAGTGCAGCTGAGCTGCGGTAGCTCGTAGGGGCAGTATCGTAAAAGACAGACGCGCCGGCTGGGCGGGGCAAATCTGCTTGCCGGAAAAGGCCGAGCCGCGAGCCGTTGTTGGCGTTGCCACTCTAGCCAGCTCCAGCTCCAGCCCTGACACGCGCACAGCGCAGCCGAAACGGCTGCTCCCCGTCCCGAGCGCAATAAAAGGGGGCCTCGCTGGCTCTCGCCGCAGCGTATGTACGGGGCTGGATGGAGTCGGCCGACGCAGCGGGTGGGGCGGCCGGGGACGGGGCGCCGCCGGGCCGCGGCTCCTCGGCCAAGCGCATGCGCGGCGTgattggcagcggcggcggcgacggcatggAGGTGGTGCCGTgggggtcgccgccgccgccgggccagCAGCCGGCGCAGCTCCAGGGGTCGGCGTCGCGGATCTGCCGCGTGAGGGCGTCCGGGGGCAAGGACCGGCACAGCAAGGTGTACACGTCCAAGGGCATCCGCGACCGCCGGGTGCGGCTCTCCGTGCCCACGGCCATCCAGTTCTACGACCTGCAGGACCGCCTCGGCTTCGACCAGCCCAGCAAGGCCGTCGAGTGGCTCATcaacgccgcctccgccgccatcgaCGAGCTCCCCTCCCTCGACCCGGCCGCCTTCGCCAACATGCCGGCCGACCACCAGGCCGCGCCCCGCGccggcaagcagcagcagcaaccgcaGGGCAGCAGGTCCCTGTGCAGCAGCACGTCGGAGACCAGCAAGGGGTCCGAGCTCTCGCTCTCGCGCTCCGACGGCCgcgtcggcggcggctcctcccGGGACAAGGAGGTCACCGTCGCCAGCAACCCCTCCGCGCAGGCCGGGTCCTTCACCGAGCTGCTCaccggggcgggggcgggggcggcgtcggcCGGCGCGGCCATTGCCTCCGCGGCTCCGCGCAGGCAGTCCTGGCAGCAACAGCCCGTTTCCGCGGTCACCGCGGACCGCGTCGGCATCGCGCACCCCGGTAAAGGCGCCGGCGCGCAGGTGGTGCCGACGTACCCCGGCTTCAGATTCGGCAATGCGCCCCCGTTCGGCATGCAGCCGGCGCAGCCGTTCAACTTCGGCCCCTCCGCCCAGCACCAGATGACGCAGTTCTCGCTCGTCCAGGGCGGgctggcggcggctccggctccggctcaaGCCGGAGACTACAGCCTCGACTTCTCGATGAACTCCGGTTACATGGGTGCCAGCAGGGGGCCCCTTCAGTCCAATTCGCCGCACTTCTCCagccaccaccagcagcagcagcagcagcggcagctccAGGACCTGGACGACGGTCCGAGCCCTCCCTTCCTGTAcgagaacgccgccgccgccgccccgcatctCACGGCGACCGCGGCGATGCAGCTGTGGAACGGGTTCTCGCACGCCGGCATGAAGGAGAAGAGCAAGAACTGATCACCCCGATTCTCCAGCGGTAAGACTGTCTCGCCCCCTTATTaccattgattgattgattgattcaaGATTAGATTCGTTATATTGGCATGGCTGCAAACTTTTTGGCACTGCTCGAGGTGTCCTCGTGTCCTTCAAAGTGCACAAATCATGCTTGGGTACGAAGGACGGGTGTCGAAATCTTAGCGGCAGGTGTCTGCATTTAGCTGAATTTGCATGGTTTGAGCCAAACAGGTGTCGATTGCTTCCCTTTGGGAGGGGATTTTGCATCGCAGGAGACCGGCCAATCACATGGGCTGTGAATTGTGATTGCCCGGCATTTTGCATTTCCCCTGGTAATACAGTAATAGTAGTATGATCATCACAGTAATTCATTATCAAGGCCACAGTTGCTAGTTTTGGGCACAACCTCTATAACAACATTTGTCAGCTTCATCTTAATGTAGTTACtgttcatatatatctttgccacgACACTGATATTTATCGTCATACAACTATCACAATGGACATCctgatgtgctttagcaaaactgttattGAACCTGACAGGTCCAACATATGCCATGTTTTTTCCATGCATCTGGCCGCAGTCACCTAGACAATTACCCGCCCAGTCTTATTGGTTTAACGTCGCTTGCTTCAGATGTCGGCAAAGTGGTTCCTGGTTGGTTGGTTTGGGATCTAGTAAGTGACTAAGTCTACATGTGCAGAAAAAACATTTTAGATTAAAAAAAGCATACTAGCTATAAAAACATAGTTTCAGATGAGCTTCACCACATAAGTCTGCTATTTTTCATTTTCTACCTTAATTAGGCACCCTGAATCATCTTCCTGCTTCCAATTTTCTATCCAATCAACACTAGGATGTGCATTCCATCAGTAGGTACAATACAAAAGCAGTAGATTGGTGAATGTCTCTGTTCATTGTGCCTCGTTTAAAGCTTTCCGCATGCAAATTATACTGTCATTGTGCACTGCATTGACAGAGGTGTCAAGTAGTAGTAGTATCAGACATCCAGATGCTACTGTGTCGGTCTCCAGCATCTCTTTAGCGTTCTGATGATCTCGGTACATATAAGGCTGCGCCCCTAAAGCCACCACATTTTCTGCTCCACCATGGTTTGGCAGGAACTGCTTTACTGTCGCCTGCATCTTCTTTATACATGCGTTACCTCTTGAATCAAAAGCTGTCTTACCATTCTGGTACAAGCTCTAGCATCCCAATGATCTCCATTTCTGTCAACCTGCAGGAACCAAAGGCATcaactttttttttttttttgcttcggCAATAACTCATCTCGTGGAGCTGCTGCCTCAGGGGTGTACCGGATCATCATCCATCGTTCGTCCAAGTCTGCTTCGTCCGGCATGAAGGAACCCTGCTGCCATTTATTCAGGCAACCATGTGCTGCTTTTTTTTTTCTCCTCCTCTGAGATGAGGCCAGTGTACAAGTTTTGGAGGAGTTTTTATTAGACAAAGACTGGCAAAGCAAGCGCCCTGCTGTGTGGGCTCgaatctgttgttgctgttgttgttttaGAAACTATATGTCTCTTTTTGTTTGAGATCATTTCGAACCAGTGTCGAGTAGGGTGGGTGGAGGATTCATGTGCCCCGCCTTCAGGGCCAGGCTACTCTCAGTTTTGGAGAAACAAGCCCCCCATAGACTTTTCTATTTTCCATTCCATAGCGTTGTTCTCTCCTCTGCCTCGCAGTTGGCTCAAATGGGTAGGTCTGGATTAAAGAGCTGCTTGGAATCCGTGCTAAAATCCATGATTGGCTCTGTTTATTAAGAAGCGAGCTATGAGCATAACGAGCTGAGCTATCGAGcgattggctctgttcattaagcctacgagcttttggtccagccctacaCATGGGGTCGTGAAACAAAGAACGTCGAGATTTTTCTTTTTTGGAAAAGAGTTGTTTATTACTTAAGTAATATCGTCGTTACAATCGCGCAAGATCGAATCCAGCACGCAGGCTGGAACTAATCTGTGCAACATCCCACCACACGACTCTCTGCGACCTAGCTGAGATAAATTATGGCAGTCATGTTTGTATCTCTGCTAACCTTGCACACCTTGGCAATTCTGCCATCCGGGATCTTGTGGAAAAACTCCTTTGCAATGTGACCCAGAGTAGACCAGCCATTTGGCTCTGGTTGGAATGCCTTGACAACAGAGCTACAATCTGTTTTGTTCAGCAAGCTACAATTTGTTTTTGTTCAGCAGTGGGCTCGGTGAGTAGTTTAGACCCAGCTTGAGGACCTCAATGCAAGCAATAGCCTCCGCCATGTTTGCACTTGGGCATCGAGTAACATGACCCCAGGCAGCTGCAAGTGTACAGCCCCCCATTTGTGTTGAATGTTAATCCCAGGAGCTTGCTCGCAATGAACTCATCGTCAAGGACAAATCCATCATTTATCTTCTCACACCCAGAAGAACGTTGGGTAGTCTTGAATAGAGTGCTTGGGGAGTTTCATTGGGGTTTATCAAAATAAAATTAATCTAATTATTGTCCATTTCATACTTTGATCTTTGAATGCTTGTGGTGCCTTCATTCACGAGACAAAGACAATCATGTAGTACATTGATGGACGTAATGAGAATCACTTAAGCCTATATCTCCTGACAAACCCTTTGAAGTAACTGAAAAGTGGTGGCATTGAGTTGTTCATCAATCACTTCACAAGGGGACAAATTTCTTAGAACCCTAGGGTTGAATCCTCGTTTCGTGAGAGCATTTCGGATATGTGATCCAATAGGAAACATCCAATGAACAAAATGTGTTCCGTCAAAGGTGAGTGGAGGACTGGTATAGTGAATATGAGGTGAGGAGGGTGGTGGTGGTGTGTAAGAGGGGCACCAAATGAATCAAAGGTCATCCATGATTTCTGTGCCACTTGAGAAGTGGAGGGGACACCACATGAAGAAAAACATATGAGGGCTTTGGTCGGTTTCTAATTATTGATTCTTCCATGGAAGCGTCTATTTTTACTTTGTAATCGACCATCGTCTTCTTTATCTTTGGTCGTATAGGGCAATTGCGAGTCAATGTAGACATCACCAACATCCATCTTTGGCCATATCACTCTTAAGATCATAAAGCCCTTAAAAAGAGTCTTTGCTCTTATATCCattgaaaggatcaagatggaactagagggggtgaataggcctCTACAAATTTGAAGATTTTCATCACAAGTTTTAGGGGTATGGACAAATATGGTTCTTCTAAATGAAACTAAGTGAGGAGCAACCAATACAATGCTAATAAAGGGCAATAACAAGGAAACAAATATGAGCGACAAAGATCTTGGATAGGAATAACCAAATTATTCAAAGGCAAAGATGTATCTGGATGTTCACTTCCTTGTGGGGAAACTAAACTGTGGGAGGTGCATCTACCAGGAAGATCTCTGAATGCCACAAAGACTAGCCTTCTTCTCCTTGAGCCTCCAGCAAGAAGTAGGATCTCAAATCAACAGTAGTTGGCCTTGAGGTGACCACCAAGCCTTCACAACTGACTTCTTGGAGCCTCCAGACCTACGAATCTTCTGGAACGGAATCCTACCGCTTTAAAGTCTCCACAACTCTATCCGTCACTACTGCAAATTGGTATAGCACCGACCGGCCAAATTATATCATCACAGACACGCGAGTGGCTGGTCAGTGTGTCAGGGTCAGTAATGATGTTGCCATCACAGACGGATCAGTTAACATGTCTGTGATAGTTGTCATCACAATCCACAGGATCCATCGGTGCTCCATAGTAGAAGGGCCCTAATGAGAGTCTTATCACTGACCATCCTTAGTCTAGAG
This window of the Triticum aestivum cultivar Chinese Spring chromosome 5D, IWGSC CS RefSeq v2.1, whole genome shotgun sequence genome carries:
- the LOC123123106 gene encoding transcription factor PCF6, which codes for MESADAAGGAAGDGAPPGRGSSAKRMRGVIGSGGGDGMEVVPWGSPPPPGQQPAQLQGSASRICRVRASGGKDRHSKVYTSKGIRDRRVRLSVPTAIQFYDLQDRLGFDQPSKAVEWLINAASAAIDELPSLDPAAFANMPADHQAAPRAGKQQQQPQGSRSLCSSTSETSKGSELSLSRSDGRVGGGSSRDKEVTVASNPSAQAGSFTELLTGAGAGAASAGAAIASAAPRRQSWQQQPVSAVTADRVGIAHPGKGAGAQVVPTYPGFRFGNAPPFGMQPAQPFNFGPSAQHQMTQFSLVQGGLAAAPAPAQAGDYSLDFSMNSGYMGASRGPLQSNSPHFSSHHQQQQQQRQLQDLDDGPSPPFLYENAAAAAPHLTATAAMQLWNGFSHAGMKEKSKN